The Hymenobacter baengnokdamensis genome includes a region encoding these proteins:
- a CDS encoding GNAT family N-acetyltransferase, producing the protein MTNSPVLRRGQETDLPRVLALIQELAVYERAPEAVTNTLAMMQRDGFGPEPIFGFFVLESGDDLLGLALFYTAYSTWKGRMLYLEDLVITEAARRGGYGRRLFDAVVAEAKRTGAQRMKWQVLDWNEPAIGFYKKLGATLESDWLNGNLSAEDLAAYEIKTGEQA; encoded by the coding sequence ATGACTAATTCTCCCGTACTGCGCCGCGGCCAGGAAACCGACCTGCCCCGCGTGCTGGCCCTCATTCAGGAGCTGGCAGTGTATGAGCGTGCCCCCGAGGCCGTCACCAACACCCTGGCCATGATGCAGCGCGATGGCTTTGGGCCAGAGCCGATTTTCGGCTTTTTCGTGCTCGAAAGCGGCGACGACCTGCTCGGGCTGGCGCTTTTTTACACCGCCTACTCTACCTGGAAAGGCCGGATGCTTTACCTGGAAGATTTGGTAATAACCGAAGCTGCCCGGCGCGGCGGCTATGGCCGCCGGCTCTTCGACGCCGTAGTGGCCGAAGCGAAGCGCACCGGGGCCCAGCGCATGAAATGGCAGGTACTCGACTGGAACGAGCCGGCCATTGGCTTCTACAAAAAGCTCGGTGCTACCCTCGAATCGGACTGGCTCAACGGTAATCTCAGCGCCGAAGACCTGGCCGCTTATGAAATAAAAACGGGCGAGCAAGCCTAA
- a CDS encoding T9SS type A sorting domain-containing protein, giving the protein MRVFIYLRSWLLGLAFAISAGRGMAQSAPLPCLLLPLPAAERMQAARLVVEAEVLDAQGEWDAAHQHILTRQRLRVFRVLKGALPDTLALPLLVEGGQVGLARQELTNTLHPLPVGQQGIFFLVRAPWQGVAPGYAAFASSQGVITYDLTAGTATEPARTYASWAEARQQTQQLSGQAPQELQANRRLLAALPRVTTPVAQRVQAAVITSFSPAQTTAGTGAVLTIEGSGFGSSQGSGGVDFRNADDGGATTTRALARDYLSWSDTRIRVRVPSLASNGHPAGSGPVSITTADGTTAQTATALTIVYALSNIDDVTGAFVDRPNHVATNATGGITFHFGPNFRSNAAAVAAWQRALAQWRCTSGINWEFGADATTNTIAADTNNVVAFDDGSLPARVLGRTTSYYQGCYNPQGEVVFYVSEIDQQFSSSLPFAFGPARPGAGQYDFESVATHELGHAQQLTHLIRPGAIMHYAVAPGAILRVLDPTSDVAGGRLVLRTRSFHNRGCGGPAMLPAPLTALAAGGNPAVPSLVFTTRAECFVAGFVLERSAGIDTTTAGGGWQPVATTAAQASGQYTLADPQPLAGLHYYRLGLRRPDGTTDYAAPLPFTTAASADVQVFPNPITGNELQLAYPAPAAGSLVLRFYDELGRYLRGQRVAVQAGLNVLTLEVADLRPGFYILQLSTDQGSRSVHIVKL; this is encoded by the coding sequence ATGCGCGTCTTTATTTACCTGCGGAGCTGGCTGCTGGGGCTGGCTTTTGCCATCAGTGCCGGGCGCGGAATGGCCCAGTCGGCCCCCTTGCCTTGCCTGCTGCTGCCGCTGCCCGCGGCCGAGCGAATGCAAGCCGCCCGCCTCGTGGTAGAAGCGGAAGTGCTGGATGCTCAGGGCGAATGGGACGCTGCCCACCAGCATATTCTCACGCGCCAGCGGCTGCGCGTATTTCGCGTGCTAAAGGGGGCCCTGCCCGATACCCTGGCCCTGCCGCTGCTGGTAGAGGGCGGGCAGGTGGGCCTGGCCCGGCAGGAGCTAACCAATACCCTGCATCCTTTGCCGGTAGGGCAGCAGGGAATTTTTTTTCTGGTGCGGGCACCCTGGCAAGGCGTGGCGCCGGGCTACGCGGCGTTTGCATCCAGCCAGGGTGTCATTACCTATGACTTAACCGCCGGTACGGCCACCGAGCCGGCCCGCACCTATGCCAGCTGGGCCGAGGCGCGGCAGCAAACCCAGCAGCTAAGCGGGCAGGCTCCGCAGGAGCTGCAAGCCAACCGCCGGCTGCTGGCGGCGCTGCCGCGGGTAACTACGCCGGTTGCCCAGCGGGTGCAGGCTGCTGTTATCACGTCGTTTAGCCCCGCTCAAACCACGGCTGGCACCGGGGCGGTGCTTACCATAGAAGGCAGCGGCTTTGGCAGCAGCCAGGGCAGCGGGGGCGTCGATTTTCGCAATGCCGACGATGGCGGCGCTACCACCACCCGCGCCCTCGCCCGCGACTACCTGAGCTGGAGCGACACCCGCATTCGGGTGCGGGTACCCTCACTGGCCAGCAACGGCCACCCTGCCGGCTCGGGCCCGGTGAGCATCACCACTGCCGATGGCACGACCGCCCAAACCGCTACCGCGCTGACGATAGTATATGCTTTAAGCAATATTGATGACGTTACCGGAGCCTTTGTTGACCGGCCCAACCACGTAGCAACTAATGCTACGGGCGGAATTACGTTTCACTTCGGCCCCAATTTTCGAAGCAATGCGGCGGCCGTGGCGGCCTGGCAGCGGGCGCTGGCACAGTGGCGCTGCACCAGCGGCATCAATTGGGAGTTCGGGGCCGATGCCACTACCAATACGATTGCCGCTGATACCAACAACGTCGTGGCTTTCGACGATGGCTCGCTGCCCGCGCGGGTGTTGGGCCGCACAACTTCCTACTACCAAGGGTGTTACAATCCACAAGGCGAGGTAGTATTTTACGTTTCCGAAATCGACCAGCAGTTTTCCAGCAGTCTGCCGTTTGCGTTCGGGCCGGCCAGGCCGGGCGCCGGGCAGTACGACTTTGAGTCGGTGGCTACCCACGAGCTGGGCCACGCGCAGCAGCTGACGCACCTCATCCGGCCGGGGGCCATTATGCACTATGCCGTGGCGCCAGGGGCAATTTTGCGCGTGCTCGACCCGACCTCTGATGTAGCCGGCGGCCGACTGGTGTTGCGCACGCGCAGCTTTCACAACCGGGGCTGCGGCGGCCCGGCTATGTTGCCGGCTCCGCTCACAGCGCTCGCGGCCGGGGGCAATCCGGCCGTGCCCAGCCTGGTTTTTACTACCCGTGCCGAATGCTTTGTAGCAGGCTTTGTGCTGGAGCGCAGCGCCGGCATCGACACTACCACTGCGGGCGGCGGCTGGCAGCCGGTAGCTACCACGGCCGCCCAGGCCAGCGGGCAGTATACCCTGGCCGACCCCCAGCCCCTGGCCGGCCTGCATTACTACCGGCTCGGGCTGCGCCGCCCCGACGGAACCACCGACTATGCGGCCCCGCTGCCCTTTACCACGGCAGCCTCGGCCGATGTGCAGGTTTTTCCTAACCCCATTACTGGCAATGAGCTGCAGCTGGCTTACCCGGCCCCGGCGGCCGGGAGCCTCGTGCTGCGCTTTTACGACGAACTGGGCCGCTACCTCCGCGGGCAGCGCGTAGCCGTGCAGGCTGGCCTCAATGTGCTTACCCTCGAGGTAGCCGACCTTCGGCCGGGCTTCTACATTCTGCAGCTTTCCACCGACCAGGGTAGCCGCAGTGTGCATATAGTAAAGCTATGA
- a CDS encoding carboxypeptidase-like regulatory domain-containing protein codes for MRNPLLYISLSLLLAPTKYATAQVRPAPRSVAAAPVQPCNTFSGRVMANDKPLAGVSVFVKGTSIILITNEEGFFTLPAQVTQFPTLSVSAAGYGPEEHTYTSCAPVTVEMQLLPGTRIKQHGKRKGFIMKTGS; via the coding sequence ATGAGAAACCCTCTGTTATACATCAGCTTAAGCCTATTATTAGCGCCCACTAAATATGCCACTGCCCAAGTGCGGCCGGCTCCGCGCAGCGTAGCTGCGGCACCAGTGCAGCCGTGCAATACGTTTAGCGGCCGGGTTATGGCCAACGATAAGCCGCTGGCGGGCGTCAGCGTTTTTGTTAAAGGCACCTCTATTATTCTTATTACCAACGAAGAGGGCTTTTTTACGCTGCCAGCTCAGGTCACGCAGTTTCCGACTCTTTCGGTGAGTGCGGCCGGCTACGGCCCCGAGGAACACACCTATACCTCCTGCGCCCCCGTAACGGTGGAAATGCAGCTACTGCCGGGCACGCGCATCAAGCAGCACGGCAAGCGCAAGGGCTTCATTATGAAAACGGGCTCCTAA
- a CDS encoding helix-turn-helix transcriptional regulator, translating to MSSVSPTALVAAAPTIFRQGLLALFRQRWPQALLTLTADATQLADLITYRIFRVVVLDDALPGLSLPNLLARLQQVRPGQRLVVLTNPRRTTTPNCLGGWPGTRLQLSRQAPPAALAATLGPWLVPAPDNEPPPARTRRPDLASSFSARELEVLRLVVDDLCNEEIAARLYISVRTVESHRRMLLQKAGTRTLVGLAARAVREGWVA from the coding sequence ATGAGCAGCGTTAGCCCTACTGCGCTGGTAGCAGCGGCACCAACTATTTTTCGGCAGGGATTACTGGCCTTATTTCGCCAGCGCTGGCCCCAGGCCCTGCTTACGCTTACTGCCGATGCTACTCAGCTTGCCGACTTGATTACCTACCGCATTTTCAGGGTAGTTGTGCTCGATGACGCCCTGCCGGGCCTGTCGCTTCCCAACCTGCTAGCCCGACTGCAGCAGGTACGGCCCGGCCAGCGGCTGGTGGTGCTGACCAACCCGCGCCGGACGACGACGCCCAACTGCCTCGGGGGCTGGCCCGGCACGCGGCTGCAACTCTCGCGCCAGGCCCCTCCCGCGGCGCTGGCGGCTACGCTTGGCCCCTGGCTGGTGCCCGCCCCCGACAACGAGCCGCCGCCCGCACGCACCCGCAGGCCAGACCTGGCCAGCAGCTTCAGCGCCCGCGAACTGGAAGTGCTTCGGCTGGTAGTAGACGACCTCTGCAACGAGGAGATTGCCGCCCGCCTTTACATCAGCGTGCGCACCGTGGAAAGCCACCGCCGCATGCTGCTGCAGAAAGCCGGCACCCGCACGCTCGTCGGGCTGGCCGCCCGGGCCGTGCGCGAGGGCTGGGTGGCCTAG
- a CDS encoding inorganic diphosphatase gives MALPLHLLPAHVANSHTRIHVVIETPKGSRNKIAFNPDLEVLMLKGVLPEGHSFPYDFGFVPSTKAEDGDPLDVLLLLDEPVFPGCVVEARLLGALEIEQREPDGTVQRNDRLLAVAANSREHKALHTITDLAPDMLHEVEHFFHSYNEVKGGEIRVLRRVGPDRAHALLAQAMLEPLTK, from the coding sequence ATGGCTCTTCCGCTGCACTTACTGCCGGCCCACGTGGCTAACTCGCACACGCGCATTCACGTCGTAATTGAAACGCCTAAAGGCAGCCGTAATAAAATAGCCTTTAACCCTGATTTAGAGGTGCTGATGCTCAAAGGGGTGCTGCCCGAGGGACACAGCTTTCCCTACGACTTTGGGTTTGTGCCCTCAACCAAGGCCGAAGACGGCGACCCGCTCGATGTGCTGCTCTTACTCGATGAGCCGGTGTTTCCGGGCTGCGTGGTAGAGGCCCGCCTGCTCGGGGCTCTCGAAATTGAGCAGCGCGAACCTGATGGCACCGTGCAGCGCAACGACCGCCTGCTGGCCGTGGCAGCCAACTCGCGCGAGCACAAAGCGCTGCACACCATCACCGACCTCGCGCCCGATATGCTGCACGAGGTAGAGCACTTCTTCCATTCCTACAACGAAGTGAAAGGTGGTGAAATCCGGGTGCTGCGGCGCGTCGGCCCCGACCGGGCGCACGCCTTGCTGGCGCAGGCCATGCTTGAGCCGCTCACTAAATAG
- a CDS encoding DUF421 domain-containing protein has translation MKNILDFLIGFTVDSHTITAVQMTTRSVIVFFVALALLRLSGKRTFGGSTAFDMVVKIMLGAVLSRAVVAASPFGGTLLASFVLVALHRLLAWASFHSEWVGKLVKGEALLLAEQGRPIPEHLSQAYLSQKDLLEGLHTNANLAHLDQAEAIYLERDGSISVVKKEKQQ, from the coding sequence ATGAAAAATATACTGGATTTTTTGATAGGCTTTACGGTCGACTCGCACACCATTACGGCGGTGCAAATGACTACGCGGTCGGTTATAGTGTTTTTTGTGGCCCTGGCTCTGCTGCGGCTGTCGGGCAAGCGCACATTTGGCGGCAGCACGGCCTTCGATATGGTGGTCAAGATTATGCTGGGCGCGGTGCTGAGCCGGGCCGTGGTGGCCGCCTCGCCCTTCGGTGGCACCCTGCTGGCCAGCTTTGTGCTGGTGGCCCTGCACCGGCTGCTGGCCTGGGCGTCATTTCACAGCGAATGGGTGGGCAAGCTGGTAAAGGGCGAAGCGCTGCTGCTAGCCGAGCAGGGCCGTCCCATCCCTGAGCATTTAAGCCAGGCCTACCTCAGCCAAAAAGACCTGCTTGAGGGCCTGCACACCAATGCCAACCTGGCTCACCTCGACCAGGCCGAGGCCATATACCTGGAGCGCGATGGCAGCATCAGCGTAGTAAAAAAAGAGAAGCAGCAATAG
- the ettA gene encoding energy-dependent translational throttle protein EttA, with the protein MSDQPTIIFSMAGVSKIYPPQKQVLKNIYLSFFYGAKIGVLGLNGSGKSSLLKIIAGVDKQFQGEVVFSPGYSVGYLEQEPQLDPAKTVREVVEEGVAETVALLKEYDEINEAFGAEDADFDKLLDRQGKVQERLDQLDAWNLDSKLERAMDALRTPPQEAVIGNLSGGEKRRVALCRLLLQEPDVLLLDEPTNHLDAESVLWLEQHLQQYKGTVIAVTHDRYFLDNVAGWILELDRGSGIPWKGNYSSWLEQKTDRLAKEENSESKRAKTLQRELDWVRMSPKARQSKGKARLANYDKLVNEEAKDKEQKLELFIPDGPRLGAQVIEAEGLRKAFGDKLLFENLSFALPQGGIVGIIGPNGAGKTTLFRLITDQMKPDAGTFVVGPTVQTAYIDQQHDSLDPAKSVFDTITGGTETMLLAGRPVNSRAYVSKFNFGGGDQEKKVGTLSGGEKNRVHLAMTLKQGANLLLLDEPTNDLDVNAIRALEDALENFAGCAVIISHDRWFLDRLATHILAFEGDSEVVWFEGNFSDYEEAKRKRLGDVEPKRVRYRKLA; encoded by the coding sequence ATGTCCGACCAGCCCACCATTATTTTTAGTATGGCGGGGGTAAGCAAGATTTACCCGCCGCAAAAGCAAGTTCTCAAAAATATCTACCTTTCTTTTTTTTACGGCGCCAAAATCGGGGTGCTCGGCCTCAACGGCTCGGGTAAGTCGAGCCTGCTCAAAATTATTGCCGGCGTCGACAAGCAGTTTCAGGGCGAGGTGGTGTTTTCGCCGGGCTATTCGGTGGGCTACCTCGAGCAGGAGCCCCAGCTCGACCCCGCCAAAACCGTGCGCGAAGTAGTAGAAGAAGGCGTGGCCGAAACCGTCGCCCTGCTCAAGGAGTACGATGAAATCAACGAAGCCTTCGGGGCCGAAGACGCCGATTTCGACAAGCTGCTCGACCGCCAGGGTAAGGTGCAGGAGCGGCTCGACCAGCTCGACGCCTGGAACCTCGACTCGAAGCTGGAGCGCGCCATGGATGCCCTGCGCACCCCGCCCCAGGAAGCCGTGATTGGCAACCTCTCGGGTGGCGAGAAGCGCCGCGTGGCCCTGTGCCGCCTGCTGCTGCAAGAGCCCGACGTGCTGCTGCTTGACGAGCCCACCAACCACCTCGACGCCGAAAGCGTGCTCTGGCTGGAGCAGCACCTGCAGCAGTACAAGGGTACGGTTATCGCCGTCACGCACGACCGCTACTTTCTCGACAACGTGGCCGGCTGGATTCTGGAGCTCGACCGTGGCAGCGGCATTCCGTGGAAGGGCAACTACAGCTCGTGGCTGGAGCAGAAAACCGACCGCCTGGCCAAGGAAGAGAACTCGGAAAGCAAGCGCGCCAAGACCCTGCAGCGCGAGCTCGACTGGGTGCGCATGTCGCCCAAAGCCCGCCAGAGCAAGGGCAAAGCCCGCCTCGCCAACTACGATAAGCTAGTGAATGAGGAAGCCAAAGACAAAGAGCAGAAGCTGGAGCTGTTTATTCCCGATGGCCCGCGCCTGGGCGCCCAAGTAATTGAGGCTGAAGGGCTGCGCAAGGCGTTTGGCGACAAGCTGCTGTTTGAGAACCTGAGCTTTGCGCTGCCGCAGGGCGGTATCGTGGGCATCATCGGGCCCAACGGCGCGGGCAAAACCACGCTCTTCCGGCTGATAACTGACCAGATGAAGCCCGACGCCGGCACCTTCGTAGTGGGCCCGACCGTGCAAACGGCCTACATCGACCAGCAGCACGATTCGCTGGACCCCGCCAAGTCGGTGTTCGACACCATCACGGGCGGCACCGAAACCATGCTGCTCGCCGGCCGGCCCGTCAACTCGCGGGCTTACGTGAGCAAGTTCAACTTCGGGGGTGGCGACCAGGAAAAGAAGGTGGGTACGCTCTCGGGCGGTGAAAAAAACCGGGTGCACCTCGCCATGACGCTCAAGCAGGGGGCCAATCTGCTGCTGCTCGACGAGCCGACCAACGACCTGGATGTGAATGCCATCCGGGCCCTGGAAGATGCTTTGGAAAACTTTGCGGGCTGCGCCGTTATCATCAGCCACGACCGCTGGTTTCTGGACCGGCTGGCCACCCATATCCTGGCTTTTGAAGGCGATTCGGAGGTGGTGTGGTTTGAGGGTAATTTCTCGGACTATGAGGAAGCCAAGCGCAAGCGCCTCGGCGACGTGGAGCCCAAGCGGGTGCGCTACAGAAAGCTGGCTTAA
- a CDS encoding DUF349 domain-containing protein codes for MELTDHPLTEARRYGYVEDGGVWLRPTMGQPARRIGQVKDTDDDALRYFGHRYEAFRAKIDELLQRLQAADNQGSFLMKLLHLQEQTKQHDGLGDYATLHRRLKEAEEQLNVSVARNREKNLATKISLIAQAEALRDTVEWISASETVKELRQAWLKTGPVDKALTEELENRFHGAVQNFFDRRKAFQTDRKNMARRTVERYRDLVNQAEALKNSDQFEATSRQLKLLQTAWREINGTLPKKQAAELWTKFRAANNHFFERLKKHIETQRPAEVRPGAAPGSPEESLLRKRELARRAEALIALPPNQGVTQAKSLQAEWKQSGAVRGPESDQLWQRFMLACDKVFEMSALDYYLRKRQAEGSPPLPPAERAQAATVALRKFIESDRQELAVLQDNLGKLNSSAANDQFRQLLQGKIRTFERKIQTKTELIALFQLPLAG; via the coding sequence ATGGAACTCACCGACCACCCGCTCACGGAGGCCCGCCGCTATGGCTACGTGGAAGACGGGGGCGTGTGGCTGCGCCCGACGATGGGCCAGCCCGCTCGCCGCATTGGCCAGGTTAAAGACACCGACGACGATGCGCTGCGCTACTTTGGCCACCGCTACGAGGCTTTTCGGGCTAAAATCGATGAGCTGCTTCAGCGGCTGCAAGCGGCCGACAACCAGGGGTCTTTTCTGATGAAGCTGCTACACCTGCAGGAGCAGACCAAGCAGCACGACGGCCTCGGCGACTACGCAACGCTGCACCGCCGCCTCAAAGAGGCGGAAGAGCAGCTCAACGTATCGGTGGCACGCAACCGCGAAAAAAACCTGGCTACCAAAATCAGCCTTATCGCGCAGGCTGAGGCATTGCGCGATACGGTGGAGTGGATTTCGGCCAGCGAAACCGTGAAAGAGCTGCGCCAGGCCTGGCTCAAGACCGGGCCCGTTGACAAAGCGCTGACGGAGGAGCTGGAAAACCGCTTTCACGGTGCCGTGCAGAATTTTTTTGACCGCCGTAAAGCCTTCCAGACCGACCGCAAGAACATGGCGCGGCGCACGGTGGAGCGCTACCGCGACCTCGTGAACCAGGCCGAAGCCCTGAAAAACTCTGACCAGTTTGAAGCTACTTCGCGCCAGCTTAAGCTACTTCAGACTGCCTGGCGCGAAATCAATGGCACGCTGCCTAAAAAGCAGGCGGCCGAGCTGTGGACCAAGTTCCGGGCCGCCAACAACCACTTTTTTGAGCGCCTCAAAAAGCATATCGAAACCCAGCGCCCGGCCGAGGTCCGCCCCGGCGCAGCGCCCGGCTCGCCCGAGGAAAGCCTGCTGCGCAAGCGCGAGCTGGCCCGCCGCGCCGAGGCGCTCATTGCCCTGCCGCCCAACCAGGGCGTAACGCAGGCTAAAAGCCTGCAAGCCGAGTGGAAACAGAGCGGCGCGGTGCGCGGCCCCGAGTCGGACCAGCTGTGGCAGCGCTTTATGCTGGCCTGCGACAAGGTATTTGAGATGAGCGCCCTTGATTATTATCTGCGCAAGCGCCAGGCCGAGGGCAGTCCGCCCCTGCCGCCCGCCGAGCGCGCCCAGGCCGCTACGGTGGCCCTGCGCAAATTTATTGAGAGCGACCGCCAGGAGCTGGCCGTGCTGCAAGACAACCTGGGCAAGCTCAACTCTTCGGCCGCCAACGACCAGTTTCGGCAGCTGTTGCAAGGAAAGATTCGCACCTTTGAGCGAAAGATTCAGACTAAAACCGAGTTAATTGCCCTTTTTCAGCTTCCGCTGGCTGGCTAA
- a CDS encoding DUF2795 domain-containing protein → MYWTLELASYLEDAPWPATKDELIDFSIRSGAPMEVVENLQGLEDDGQPYENIEEVWPDYPTKEDFMFNEDEY, encoded by the coding sequence ATGTACTGGACCCTCGAACTCGCCTCCTACCTGGAAGATGCGCCCTGGCCCGCCACCAAAGACGAACTCATCGACTTTTCTATCCGCTCGGGGGCCCCGATGGAAGTAGTTGAAAACCTCCAGGGCCTGGAAGACGATGGCCAGCCTTACGAGAACATTGAAGAAGTATGGCCCGACTATCCGACCAAGGAGGACTTTATGTTCAATGAGGACGAGTACTAG
- a CDS encoding lycopene cyclase family protein has translation MPEPPDFLPTHDYLIVGGGAAGLSLAYHLAQEPRLAHKRVLLIEPEAKNENDRTWSFWASEPTLFDGLAVGEWAKIAFRSPGFERVFALGKYRYRTIRGLDFYQFVHQALAARPAQFTVVRGRVASVENLPAGARVTTQEGVLFNAAYVFDSRPPRMQRQPGKHRYLLQHFVGWEIETERDVFDPQVVEFMDFRGKQQHEARFMYVLPFGPRRALVEYTLFSGQPLAKEEYERYLLEYVTNTLQLKPGDYQVIAQEQGAIPMTDHPLPARTGAHVINLGTRAGRAKPSTGYAFQRIQAHSARLVAALAATGHPPPDPTGDRWQFRLFDTLLLDIMQRQGETTRDLFRQLFERNPVERIFRFLDEQTSWADNLRIMNSVAPGPFMRSIAQVLLGRPGQR, from the coding sequence ATGCCTGAGCCTCCCGATTTTTTGCCAACCCACGACTACCTCATCGTTGGGGGCGGGGCGGCGGGCCTGAGCCTGGCGTACCACCTGGCTCAGGAGCCGCGCCTGGCGCACAAGCGGGTGCTGCTCATCGAGCCCGAGGCCAAAAACGAGAACGACCGTACCTGGTCGTTCTGGGCCAGTGAGCCCACTCTTTTCGACGGGCTGGCTGTGGGCGAATGGGCCAAGATTGCGTTTCGCAGCCCCGGTTTCGAGCGCGTTTTTGCGCTCGGCAAGTACCGCTACCGCACCATTCGCGGCTTGGATTTTTACCAATTCGTGCACCAGGCGCTGGCCGCCCGCCCGGCGCAGTTCACGGTAGTACGCGGCCGGGTGGCCTCAGTCGAAAATCTGCCGGCCGGCGCACGGGTCACTACCCAAGAGGGTGTGCTGTTCAATGCGGCCTATGTGTTTGATAGTCGCCCACCACGCATGCAGCGGCAGCCCGGTAAGCACCGCTATTTGCTACAGCATTTCGTAGGCTGGGAAATCGAAACCGAGCGCGATGTATTCGACCCGCAGGTGGTGGAGTTCATGGATTTTCGGGGCAAGCAGCAGCACGAGGCGCGGTTCATGTACGTGCTGCCCTTCGGCCCGCGCCGGGCGCTGGTCGAGTACACGCTCTTTTCGGGGCAGCCCCTTGCCAAGGAAGAGTACGAGCGCTATCTGCTTGAGTACGTAACGAATACCTTGCAGCTGAAACCCGGCGACTACCAGGTTATAGCGCAAGAGCAGGGGGCCATTCCCATGACCGACCACCCGCTGCCGGCCCGCACCGGGGCGCACGTTATCAACCTGGGGACCCGGGCCGGGCGCGCCAAGCCCAGTACCGGCTATGCTTTTCAGCGTATTCAGGCGCATTCGGCGCGGCTGGTGGCAGCGCTGGCAGCTACCGGCCACCCCCCGCCCGACCCAACCGGCGACCGCTGGCAGTTCCGGCTGTTCGATACGCTGCTGCTCGATATTATGCAGCGCCAGGGCGAAACGACCCGCGACTTGTTTCGCCAGCTCTTCGAGCGCAACCCGGTAGAAAGAATATTTCGGTTTCTGGATGAGCAAACGTCCTGGGCCGATAACCTGCGCATTATGAACTCAGTAGCGCCGGGGCCGTTTATGCGCTCCATTGCGCAGGTGCTACTCGGCCGGCCGGGGCAGCGCTAA